In one Bactrocera tryoni isolate S06 chromosome 5, CSIRO_BtryS06_freeze2, whole genome shotgun sequence genomic region, the following are encoded:
- the LOC120778047 gene encoding solute carrier family 26 member 10: MFDKPINLKNVRKFAIEHFKRRRAPHGNATRQPTPLAAGSAGVANRVYVGNGDEAGTSSAISLSAGSIKVTRLSSVDALELASVVKVSKSTGTKPKLPKRLLATPTTTATAITPRTSLRHKQYKQRLQQHPYTDVVVDASEFRKMAQQNGDNETKPLTQAYLTEKPKIQPKYDVHRDVLSHEVVIKQTGYGARDKSIPSGVRRSWEHWSFLSLFVGIIPIVQWLPRYSLRRDAMGDLVAGITVAIMNIPHGMAYGILAGVTPGCGLSLAIFPVIVYMILGTSKHISIGTFAVISMMTLKVVQTYATEDHLLLAPSVAINGTLGDAAEAVKVAEIITPVEVATALAFCTGLLHLGMGFFRLGTLSALLSEPLVNGFTTGAAVHVTVSQLKDVLGVQVPRYKGAFKIVFTVIDLFKSIPKTNIVALVICLCIMVFMTICNEWLKPCLKKRCRLPFPGELISVIGGTLISRLLSLHDNYGVTLVGDIPKGLPMPELPRMDLIPVVAVDSIAIAIVSFSIVMSMGLTFARKHAYEVRANQELFALGMANCISSCFSCYPLACSLSRSVIQEQTGGVTQIASLVSATLIIMTLLWMGPFFSTLPRCVLAGVIIVALKPMFLQAKELKKYSKQGKLELLTWLTTFVLVVLIDIDYGLLIGILISLLALYIKGLKPYCCLLGTIPEAPAVYVDLNHHRNAIEVPETKIFRYVGSLNFATNMYFRRSLYDIIGLDMKKLQRNKTAVQQNGKTIENGEVSQLNNFNFLILDFSMLGHVDVAGCKAITDIMKELKALGVRLFISSPSDRVYDTLVHSMALGEGPFETFPTLHDAVEYAKACRLA, from the exons AAGCCAATCAATTTGAAAAACGTTCGTAAATTTGCAATCGAACATTTCAAACGCAGACGCGCACCGCACGGCAACGCAACAAGACAACCTACGCCATTGGCAGCTGGCAGCGCAGGGGTAGCGAATCGTGTGTACGTTGGCAACGGCGACGAAGCGGGCACTTCGTCAGCAATCTCATTGAGCGCTGGTAGCATCAAAGTAACACGATTGTCATCAGTGGACGCACTCGAACTAGCAAGTGTCGTAAAAGTTTCGAAGTCGACCGGAACTAAGCCGAAACTTCCGAAACGTTTACTAgcgacaccaacaacaacagcaacagcgatCACACCACGCACTAGCTTACGTCACAAACAGTATAAACAACGTCTACAACAACATCCGTACACCGATGTGGTAGTGGATGCAAGCGAATTCAGAAAGATGGCACAACAGAATGGTGATAATGA AACTAAACCTCTCACACAGGCTTACCTAACGGAGAAGCCGAAAATACAACCGAAGTATGACGTGCATCGTGATGTTTTATCCCACGAGGTGGTCATCAAACAGACTGGCTATGGTGCGCGCGACAAAAGCATACCATCGGGTGTACGTCGCTCTTGGGAGCATTGGTCCTTTCTGTCGCTGTTTGTCGGCATAATACCGATTGTACAATGGTTGCCACGCTACTCGCTGCGTCGTGATGCTATGGGTGATCTTGTGGCTGGTATAACGGTGGCGATTATGAATATACCCCATGGTATGGCGTACGGTATATTGGCGGGTGTGACACCGGGTTGTGGGCTCTCGCTGGCCATTTTCCCCGTGATAGTCTACATGATATTGGGCACATCGAAGCACATATCGATTGGCACTTTTGCTGTGATATCTATGATGACATTGAAGGTGGTACAAACATATGCCACCGAAGATCACTTGTTATTAGCACCGTCGGTGGCGATAAATGGCACGTTGGGTGATGCAGCGGAAGCCGTAAAGGTGGCTGAGATAATTACGCCCGTCGAAGTGGCAACAGCGTTGGCGTTTTGCACGGGGTTGTTACAT CTCGGCATGGGCTTCTTTCGTCTGGGCACATTATCAGCACTACTTAGCGAGCCACTGGTCAATGGCTTTACTACTGGCGCTGCCGTACATGTCACCGTTAGTCAGTTGAAGGATGTGCTCGGTGTGCAAGTGCCACGCTATAAGGGGGCTTTTAAAATTGTCTTTACCGTCATCGATCTCTTCAAGTCTATACCAAAAACGAATATCGTGGCGCTTGTCATTTGCCTCTGCATTATGGTCTTCATGACGATCTGCAATGAATGGCTTAAGCCGTGCCTAAAGAAACGTTGTCGCTTGCCTTTCCCCGGCGAGTTGATATCCGTTATAGGCGGTACCTTGATCTCACGTCTACTCAGTCTGCATGACAACTATGGTGTGACTTTAGTCGGTGATATTCCGAAAGGTTTACCTATGCCTGAACTGCCGCGTATGGATTTAATACCAGTGGTGGCGGTGGATTCCATTGCTATAGCGATTGTCAGCTTCTCAATTGTCATGTCTATGGGACTAACATTTGCGCGGAAACATGCATACGAGGTGCGTGCTAATCAGGAGCTCTTCGCATTGGGCATGGCCAATTGTATATCCAGTTGTTTCTCTTGCTATCCACTGGCATGTTCACTGTCGCGTTCCGTTATACAAGAGCAGACCGGCGGTGTGACACAGATAGCATCACTCGTATCAGCCACATTGATTATAATGACATTGCTGTGGATGGGTCCGTTTTTCAGCACACTGCCACGG TGCGTGTTGGCGGGCGTTATTATTGTTGCGTTGAAGCCAATGTTCCTGCAGGCCAAAGAGCTTAAGAAATACTCTAAACAAGGCAAGTTGGAGCTTCTCACATGGCTTACGACCTTTGTACTGGTCGTATTGATCGATATTGATTATGG CCTCCTTAtcggcattttaatttcattgttgGCGCTCTACATAAAGGGTCTGAAACCATATTGCTGCCTATTGGGCACCATACCCGAAGCACCCGCCGTCTATGTGGATCTCAATCATCATCGCAACGCGATTGAAGTGCCCGAAACGAAAATCTTCCGTTACGTGGGCTCACTAAATTTCGCAACGAACATGTATTTCCGACGTTCCCTCTACGACATTATCGGTTTGGATATGAAGAAACTGCAACGCAATAAGACAGCCGTACAACAGAATGGCAAAACCATTGAAAATGGTGAAGTGTCACAATTGAATAACTTCAATTTCCTAATATTGGATTTCTCCATGTTGGGTCACGTTGATGTGGCGGGTTGTAAAGCGATAACCGATATCATGAAGGAACTCAAAGCGCTGGGTGTGCGTTTATTCATCTCCAGTCCATCGGATCGCGTGTACGATACATTAGTGCATAGCATGGCGTTGGGCGAGGGACCGTTCGAAACTTTCCCCACACTACATGATGCTGTGGAATATGCCAAGGCTTGCCGGCTGGCATGA
- the LOC120777709 gene encoding uncharacterized protein LOC120777709 produces the protein MDSSEEKFSWTQQLTMKLIQEVERRPCIWSRVDGDYSNKTMKAIAFDEIGEILNVPSANVREKFRNLRINFMQVHKKKLSAGSRANYVPKWEFYNALLYMADMCGASSISSASSTTSKSTKRRKLRDYKTDIQDTPITTDPLSDDGNSSQTQFSHDKEPRSKFVEYVTPFKRTTENLSETEMPAKRTAEKFGECIAMSRSSHAKFGEYIAFSLENLDDTQLVKKTKAKIQLIISEAIRERAMAELAQCESTAEF, from the exons ATGGATAGTTCTGAGGAAAAG ttctcGTGGACGCAACAATTGACAATGAAACTCATACAGGAAGTCGAGCGTCGTCCATGCATTTGGAGCCGTGTAGATGGTgattattcaaataaaacaatgaaagcAATAGCATTTGATGAAATCGGTGAAATACTAAATGTGCCAAGCGCCAACGTAcgtgaaaaatttcgaaatctaCGCATAAATTTCATGCAAGTGCATAAAAAGAAATTGTCTGCCGGTAGCAGAGCAAACTATGTACCAAAGTGGGAGTTTTACAATGCATTACTATATATGGCGGATATGTGTGGAGCTTCTTCGATATCTTCTGCCTCGTCAACAACATCAAAATCAACAAAACGACGAAAATTGCGCGATTACAAAACAGATATACAAGATACACCTATAACTACAGATCCACTGTCTGACGATGGCAATAGCTCACAGACACAATTTAGCCACGACAAAGAGCCACGTTCAAAGTTTGTCGAATATGTAACACCCTTCAAGAGAACAAcagaaaatttaagtgaaacGGAAATGCCTGCTAAAAGAACCGCAGAAAAATTTGGCGAATGTATAGCAATGTCGCGATCATCGCATGCAAAATTTGGCGAATATATAGCATTTAGTCTTGAAAATCTCGACGACACGCAATTAGTTAAGAAAACAAAAGCTAAAATACAGCTCATCATATCCGAAGCGATAAGAGAACGTGCCATGGCCGAATTGGCGCAGTGCGAGTCTACTGCGGaattttaa